The proteins below are encoded in one region of Acetobacteroides hydrogenigenes:
- a CDS encoding YybH family protein, with the protein MDKRTISETIIALETAALDAWHNGNPTPYLELYSKDFTYFDPIQERRIDGWDRIKELYEGMRGTVKMDKFEMINPVVQSTDTMAVLTYNLHSYSGDMIWKENCTEVYRLEENSQWKIVHSHWSLTNAAIS; encoded by the coding sequence ATGGATAAGCGCACTATCTCAGAAACAATTATTGCGCTAGAGACTGCAGCTCTCGACGCATGGCACAATGGAAACCCTACCCCCTACCTCGAACTCTACTCGAAGGACTTTACCTATTTCGACCCCATCCAGGAAAGGCGTATAGACGGCTGGGATCGGATAAAGGAGCTGTATGAGGGCATGCGGGGAACGGTAAAGATGGATAAGTTCGAGATGATAAATCCCGTAGTGCAATCAACCGATACAATGGCCGTTCTCACCTACAACCTACACTCGTACTCGGGCGACATGATCTGGAAGGAGAACTGCACAGAGGTGTACAGGCTCGAAGAAAATAGCCAATGGAAAATTGTCCATAGCCATTGGTCGCTAACTAATGCTGCAATTAGCTAA
- a CDS encoding WG repeat-containing protein gives MKAIPLILFFLLLSSTLSAQLIAVEEGEVLTIRQKGKVFALVDSKGKAKLTGFQSITKCPFGDFYLVRKNHRQGLVSRTGIEIIPAEYDEIERAYNSFIYVKKEGKIGVYSYSGKQIVTPTFDGIDFTYKVGAEFLVKKDALYGIINDQGKVVVPVAYNSIKQERGTIVLKKGDQTSYLIKTKIVSYNISTNKNFQSAGEYLSDSKNYYIANNGSQEGVLDENGEYIIQPEYEEIIPKRMGKSKHTPDNILLVKKNNLWGIIDLKKNIILPIKYQSIEILNTDYAVVGINSSKHFLCFATSETSSYSFDKYYYSSDDYILVYKNEKQNLADVRNGMQLVFPIMYDDVIAYKSGLFKVKQNNKEGIVDKSNKTIFPFTYDQISLFCADKVAVKNGDKYGVVSIDGTVLVPLDSRYIVAYANSFIRKKEGSFETEEYNCDLKLVAQ, from the coding sequence ATGAAGGCAATACCATTAATCCTCTTCTTCCTTTTACTATCCTCCACCCTATCGGCCCAGCTAATTGCAGTAGAAGAGGGTGAAGTTCTAACTATACGCCAGAAAGGCAAGGTTTTCGCGCTGGTTGATAGCAAAGGAAAAGCAAAGCTTACAGGATTTCAGAGCATCACGAAATGCCCATTTGGCGACTTCTACCTTGTAAGAAAGAACCATCGGCAGGGATTGGTATCGCGCACAGGCATCGAGATTATACCTGCGGAATACGATGAGATCGAACGGGCCTACAACAGCTTTATATACGTAAAGAAAGAAGGGAAAATAGGCGTATACAGCTACTCTGGCAAGCAAATAGTAACGCCAACGTTTGATGGAATAGACTTCACCTACAAGGTTGGTGCAGAGTTCTTGGTAAAAAAAGATGCGCTGTACGGCATTATCAACGATCAAGGAAAAGTGGTAGTACCGGTAGCCTACAATAGCATTAAGCAGGAGAGAGGAACGATAGTCCTAAAAAAAGGCGACCAAACCAGCTACCTCATAAAGACCAAAATAGTTAGCTACAACATTAGTACGAATAAAAATTTTCAGTCGGCTGGCGAATACCTGTCGGACTCAAAAAACTACTATATTGCAAATAACGGCTCGCAGGAAGGAGTGCTCGACGAGAATGGAGAGTACATAATACAGCCCGAATACGAGGAGATTATTCCCAAAAGAATGGGTAAAAGCAAGCATACACCCGACAACATTCTTCTGGTTAAGAAGAATAACCTATGGGGAATTATCGACCTCAAGAAAAATATTATCCTTCCGATTAAGTACCAGAGCATAGAAATCCTCAACACCGACTACGCGGTTGTTGGCATTAACAGCTCCAAGCATTTCCTCTGCTTTGCTACTAGCGAAACATCGAGCTACAGCTTCGACAAGTACTACTATAGCTCGGATGATTACATATTGGTATACAAAAACGAAAAGCAAAACTTGGCAGACGTCAGGAATGGCATGCAGCTCGTATTTCCCATTATGTACGATGATGTTATAGCCTACAAATCGGGCCTATTTAAGGTAAAGCAAAACAACAAAGAAGGGATAGTGGATAAAAGCAACAAAACTATTTTCCCCTTTACCTACGACCAAATCTCCCTATTCTGCGCCGATAAGGTAGCGGTTAAAAATGGCGATAAGTATGGAGTTGTATCCATCGATGGGACGGTGCTCGTACCATTAGATAGCAGGTATATTGTTGCATACGCCAATAGCTTTATCAGAAAAAAGGAGGGCAGCTTCGAAACCGAAGAGTACAACTGCGATTTAAAGCTGGTAGCACAGTAA
- a CDS encoding transposase yields MPDRFRDKYRIPSARLQSWDYGWNASYFITICTANRERYFGEIVAGLDNEQPAMQLSEVGIIAKRSWLEIPTHFPFVVLDEFGVMPNHVHGIIIINRQDDPR; encoded by the coding sequence ATGCCAGACCGATTTCGAGATAAATATCGCATACCTTCGGCCCGTTTGCAAAGCTGGGACTACGGATGGAATGCCTCCTACTTTATCACCATTTGTACTGCGAATAGAGAGCGCTATTTTGGAGAGATTGTTGCTGGTTTAGATAACGAACAACCTGCAATGCAGCTGTCGGAGGTAGGAATAATTGCCAAACGGAGCTGGTTGGAGATCCCTACCCATTTCCCGTTTGTGGTATTAGACGAATTCGGGGTAATGCCCAACCATGTGCATGGCATTATCATTATAAATAGGCAGGATGATCCCCGTTGA